Proteins found in one Lutimonas zeaxanthinifaciens genomic segment:
- a CDS encoding Crp/Fnr family transcriptional regulator: MEKFQPLLDYINRIVDLTEEEERLLTSFISTRKLLKGQYFLQQGDVCKFSGFVISGCTKTFYVDDEGQEHVVMFSIEDWWTSDMGSYITQKPADFNVQCLENTELIQFSYENQQQMMKEIPKLERFFRIIVQRALVASQKRIVRNLSMSAKDRFLFFRKEYPKIEQRIPQYLIASYLGITKEFLSKIKSQLILEQ, translated from the coding sequence ATGGAGAAATTTCAACCTTTACTGGATTATATAAACCGCATCGTAGATCTGACTGAGGAAGAAGAACGTCTGCTTACTTCTTTCATTTCCACCCGAAAATTGCTTAAAGGCCAGTATTTTCTTCAGCAAGGTGATGTTTGTAAATTTAGCGGTTTCGTTATTTCCGGCTGTACCAAAACCTTCTATGTGGATGATGAAGGGCAGGAACATGTTGTCATGTTCTCCATTGAGGACTGGTGGACCTCAGATATGGGCAGTTATATTACCCAAAAACCTGCTGACTTTAATGTTCAATGCCTGGAAAATACCGAACTGATTCAGTTTTCTTATGAGAATCAGCAACAAATGATGAAGGAGATCCCAAAACTAGAGCGGTTCTTTAGAATCATCGTGCAGAGGGCTCTCGTTGCTTCTCAAAAAAGAATTGTCCGAAACCTGAGTATGAGCGCTAAAGATCGCTTTCTCTTTTTTAGAAAAGAATACCCTAAAATAGAGCAAAGAATACCTCAATACCTGATCGCTTCTTATTTAGGAATTACCAAAGAATTTTTAAGTAAGATCAAAAGCCAGCTCATTCTGGAACAATAG
- a CDS encoding pirin family protein, with translation MDTNKIIQVKPLGFPWETQDPFLFCAYHRDEYPEGDDRMGLDREKLAGRNIGQDFVVKDGFRMYHGSHIPGFPYHPHRGFETITINKEGFVDHTDSLGAAGRFGKGDVQWMTAGKGIQHSEMFPMLEENKGNPLEIFQVWLNLPKASKFVEPHFRMLWKDMVPEVTHTENGKTTTVNVIAGELNEVKAPGPTPDSWAANPDHGVAVFTIKMEAGATWKLPSAAKQDVNRTLYFYKGESVDIEGQKIAGNHLIQVNPNEDIVLTNGNKDGYFLLLQGKPINEPVAQYGPFVMNTEAEIQEAFSDYKRTQFGGWPWPDQEQVHDRDKGRFALHADGREELKS, from the coding sequence ATGGACACAAATAAAATCATTCAGGTTAAACCCCTTGGATTTCCCTGGGAAACACAAGACCCATTTTTGTTTTGCGCCTATCACAGGGATGAATACCCGGAAGGAGATGATCGCATGGGGCTGGATCGGGAAAAACTGGCAGGAAGAAATATAGGACAGGACTTTGTTGTAAAAGACGGATTCAGGATGTATCATGGAAGCCATATACCGGGGTTCCCCTATCATCCGCACAGGGGTTTTGAAACGATTACAATCAATAAAGAAGGTTTTGTTGACCATACAGATTCTTTGGGAGCGGCAGGTCGGTTTGGCAAAGGTGATGTTCAGTGGATGACTGCAGGGAAGGGTATACAACATTCTGAAATGTTCCCCATGCTGGAAGAAAATAAAGGAAATCCTTTAGAAATATTTCAGGTCTGGCTGAATTTGCCCAAAGCCAGCAAATTTGTTGAGCCTCATTTTAGAATGCTGTGGAAGGACATGGTTCCGGAAGTAACACATACTGAAAATGGAAAAACCACAACGGTTAATGTCATCGCTGGGGAACTCAACGAGGTCAAGGCACCAGGCCCTACGCCTGATTCCTGGGCGGCAAACCCGGATCACGGGGTGGCGGTATTCACAATAAAAATGGAAGCCGGTGCCACCTGGAAATTACCGTCCGCGGCAAAGCAGGACGTAAACAGGACTTTATATTTTTACAAGGGTGAAAGTGTGGATATTGAAGGTCAAAAAATAGCCGGCAACCACCTCATCCAAGTCAATCCAAATGAGGATATTGTTTTGACAAATGGAAACAAAGATGGGTACTTTTTGCTCTTGCAGGGAAAACCTATCAATGAACCTGTGGCCCAGTACGGACCTTTTGTAATGAATACAGAAGCTGAAATACAAGAAGCTTTTTCAGATTATAAACGAACTCAATTTGGTGGTTGGCCATGGCCAGATCAGGAACAGGTGCATGACAGGGATAAAGGGCGTTTTGCCCTTCATGCAGATGGTAGAGAAGAATTAAAATCATAG
- a CDS encoding DUF418 domain-containing protein translates to MSVTISSQRIQSIDALRGFALAGVVIVHMIEQYIAGPPPPGFMEGVNGLPDNILRGLIQILFSGKFFALFSVLFGLSFLLQMESAHKKGINFGGRFLWRALLLFGIGYTHQLFYRGDILTIYAVLAPFLIPFYRVPTKWILITAVFIILGFPRILSFYVFGGESVTGIHPMMDTENQQIQTYYNTIQNGTIWDVFKANAGYGMLTKIDFQLSIFGRFYYTFAYFLIGLWLGRIGVFQHIEQYAKKIKDFMLWSVVVALVSIVITFAVFASAGQPVDPSSFLFMLGMNFMDWINLAMASIILCGFLLLSKNIKWEKRLLYFAPFGRMALTNYFFQSVIGTFILFGWGLGMFGQLRNLYMFLIALAVIILQTAFSKFWLKKFRYGPLEWLWRSATQFKWQPFLIDKKRSELATG, encoded by the coding sequence ATGTCAGTCACAATAAGCTCACAAAGAATTCAAAGTATTGATGCACTAAGGGGATTTGCACTTGCCGGAGTGGTTATCGTACACATGATCGAACAGTACATAGCGGGCCCTCCTCCTCCTGGTTTTATGGAAGGGGTCAATGGTCTGCCTGACAACATTCTTCGGGGGTTAATACAAATCTTGTTCTCCGGAAAGTTTTTTGCCCTCTTTTCTGTTCTGTTTGGATTAAGTTTCTTGCTGCAGATGGAATCAGCTCATAAAAAGGGGATAAATTTTGGCGGGAGATTCCTGTGGAGAGCCCTTCTTCTTTTTGGGATCGGTTATACTCATCAACTTTTTTACCGGGGTGATATCCTAACTATCTACGCCGTGCTTGCTCCTTTTTTGATCCCTTTTTATAGGGTTCCCACAAAATGGATTCTAATAACGGCAGTTTTCATTATTCTCGGATTTCCCCGTATCCTATCCTTTTATGTATTTGGCGGGGAAAGTGTAACCGGAATTCATCCGATGATGGATACTGAAAACCAACAGATTCAAACCTACTATAATACCATTCAAAACGGAACAATCTGGGACGTATTCAAAGCCAATGCCGGATACGGTATGCTGACAAAAATCGATTTCCAGCTTTCCATTTTTGGAAGGTTCTACTATACCTTTGCTTACTTTTTGATCGGGCTTTGGCTGGGAAGAATAGGGGTTTTTCAGCACATTGAGCAGTACGCAAAAAAAATTAAGGATTTCATGCTTTGGTCTGTTGTGGTAGCCCTGGTTTCTATCGTAATCACCTTTGCGGTTTTTGCTTCAGCCGGACAGCCGGTAGACCCTAGTTCCTTTCTTTTTATGCTCGGAATGAATTTTATGGACTGGATCAATTTAGCCATGGCATCTATTATTTTATGTGGATTCCTTTTGCTTTCTAAAAACATCAAATGGGAAAAAAGGCTTCTGTATTTTGCACCATTCGGAAGAATGGCATTGACCAATTATTTCTTTCAATCCGTGATCGGTACCTTTATTTTATTCGGATGGGGATTGGGAATGTTTGGGCAGCTCAGAAACCTGTATATGTTCCTGATCGCGCTGGCAGTGATCATTCTTCAAACAGCTTTCAGCAAATTCTGGTTAAAAAAGTTCCGATACGGCCCCCTTGAATGGTTGTGGCGCAGTGCAACCCAGTTCAAATGGCAACCATTTTTGATTGATAAGAAAAGATCTGAATTAGCTACAGGATAA
- a CDS encoding pirin family protein, which translates to MKNVLKEVKYLLPATTIDMGGFPVKQALPTQKVQQWDPFLLLHHASVKYSKNKLAKHQGIGPHPHRGFSPVTFVVQGEVHHRDSWGNDQIAKQGEVQWMHAGAGIVHSERPSEALIEEQGQQEIVQLWINSPANKKMIPPTYSYVSGEEMTLFSSADQKINNKLIAGNYGALSGKVVPQSELMVIWGQGKKDGTQQLSIPKGFSSMLYLIKGEMTLKGYGFIEAENLAVFDHAGDSIDMTFKEEGQFILLCGKPIDEVVTQSGPYVMNTQTEILEAIRDYQMGKFGILIEDS; encoded by the coding sequence ATGAAAAACGTATTGAAAGAAGTTAAATATCTGCTTCCCGCTACAACGATTGACATGGGTGGCTTTCCCGTAAAACAGGCCCTGCCGACCCAAAAAGTGCAGCAATGGGATCCTTTTTTGCTGTTGCATCATGCCAGCGTCAAATACAGCAAGAACAAATTGGCGAAGCATCAGGGTATTGGCCCCCATCCACACAGGGGATTTTCTCCGGTTACTTTTGTTGTTCAGGGTGAAGTGCACCATCGAGACAGTTGGGGAAACGATCAAATAGCTAAACAAGGAGAAGTACAGTGGATGCATGCCGGCGCCGGGATCGTTCACAGTGAAAGGCCCTCAGAGGCTTTGATCGAAGAACAAGGGCAACAGGAAATCGTCCAATTGTGGATCAACAGCCCCGCGAACAAAAAAATGATTCCTCCAACCTATTCTTATGTTTCAGGCGAGGAAATGACCTTGTTTTCTTCAGCAGATCAAAAGATCAACAATAAACTCATCGCCGGAAATTATGGCGCGCTTTCAGGAAAAGTGGTACCTCAATCTGAACTCATGGTAATCTGGGGCCAGGGTAAAAAAGATGGAACACAACAATTGAGTATTCCAAAAGGATTTAGCTCCATGCTATATCTGATCAAAGGAGAAATGACCCTAAAGGGATATGGGTTTATAGAAGCTGAAAACCTGGCTGTTTTTGACCATGCCGGAGACTCCATTGATATGACATTTAAAGAAGAGGGCCAGTTCATTTTACTATGTGGTAAACCTATTGATGAAGTGGTCACTCAAAGTGGTCCTTATGTTATGAATACACAAACGGAGATCCTTGAGGCCATACGTGACTACCAAATGGGTAAATTTGGTATATTGATCGAAGACTCCTGA
- a CDS encoding YceI family protein: MKNRVKTTAAALIIATITFAFTTIEDGKKEVNVETSSVTWKGYKVTGSHVGSIALKQGSLEFKDGALTGGEFVMDMTSIENTDLEGEYKGKLEGHLKSDDFFGVANYPTAKLVFNKVKSTGKNSYEVTGDLTIKDKTNPVTFEISVYGNKATANLKIDRTAYGVKYGSASFFDDLKDKAIYDEFDLVTDLEF, encoded by the coding sequence ATGAAAAACAGAGTAAAAACAACAGCAGCAGCATTAATTATCGCGACAATAACTTTTGCGTTTACAACAATTGAAGACGGTAAAAAAGAAGTAAATGTCGAAACAAGTTCAGTAACCTGGAAAGGTTATAAGGTAACCGGTTCACATGTAGGAAGTATTGCACTAAAACAAGGATCACTTGAATTTAAGGACGGAGCTCTGACTGGTGGTGAATTTGTGATGGACATGACCTCAATTGAAAACACGGATCTTGAAGGAGAATACAAGGGAAAACTTGAAGGACATCTGAAATCGGATGATTTCTTTGGCGTAGCAAATTATCCTACAGCCAAACTTGTGTTTAATAAAGTTAAAAGCACTGGAAAAAATTCTTATGAGGTAACAGGAGACCTTACAATAAAAGACAAAACGAATCCGGTTACTTTTGAAATCTCAGTATATGGGAACAAGGCTACAGCCAATTTAAAAATTGACAGAACCGCTTATGGTGTAAAATACGGATCCGCAAGTTTTTTCGATGACCTGAAAGACAAAGCGATCTATGATGAGTTTGATCTGGTAACGGATCTGGAATTCTAA
- a CDS encoding nuclear transport factor 2 family protein, whose translation MNLLIENVSDLNDMIMQGEVKEAFERFYHDDVVIQHNDEAPVIGKEANRKIKESDLQNIIELKCAKPLKVTIGEQATMVEWQFLDQHKIFGERNFTQVAVHEWDAGLIIKEKLYCGNKQK comes from the coding sequence ATGAATTTATTGATAGAAAATGTAAGTGACCTGAACGACATGATCATGCAGGGAGAAGTCAAGGAAGCTTTTGAAAGGTTTTATCACGATGATGTGGTGATTCAACATAATGATGAAGCTCCTGTAATAGGAAAAGAGGCGAATAGAAAAATCAAGGAATCAGATCTTCAGAATATAATTGAACTTAAATGTGCCAAACCCCTTAAAGTAACAATAGGAGAACAGGCAACCATGGTAGAGTGGCAGTTCCTGGATCAGCACAAAATTTTTGGAGAAAGGAACTTTACCCAGGTAGCTGTTCATGAATGGGATGCAGGATTGATCATCAAGGAAAAATTGTATTGCGGAAATAAACAAAAATAA
- a CDS encoding polysaccharide lyase 6 family protein, whose protein sequence is MGRFFNVISIISFCSILLISCESSDKGSIYVSNLSEFNKAVQTVKPGGEIVMADGIWENVELLFEARGSENAPIRLRSETKGAVFLEGQSNLRISGEYLIVEGLVFRNGYTETNEVISFRKDENSLSNHCRLTECVIDNYSNPERHEQDTWVVVYGKHNRVDHNHFVGKRNLGVTMTVRLNTEDSRENFHRIDHNYFGPRENLGANGGETLRIGTSHYSLTNSNTLVENNFFDRCSGEHEIISNKSCRNTFRNNVFYECSGTLTMRHGNETMVDGNVFIGNNKPSTGGIRVINEKQTVINNYGIGLKGYRFRGAFVVMNGVPNSPINRYFQVDSASIRNNVFVNCDHIQLGAGSDEERSAVPINSVIEGNVFYHDTKNDLFTIYDDISGIKFANNYVSENINHPFLEGVTKRSMKLNKDSQGFLIPEIKGVDFSFVIDSSLAKKESTGVNWYSKEDKTFSLGSGRTIEVPSGRNTLNEAVKNSKAGDILRLASGEDYILTKTIYVNHPITFEASFEEKARILFEKKSPFVIENGGSLSFKGILFDGKIAPDYSGNSVIRTSKYSMNKNYKIFIDDCAFKDLNMNHSFDVIKVFKNTFADTISITNSEFRNITGHVVALDKEIDDKGVYNAEYVILKNNIYSNIEGTALNLYRGGTDESTFGPFLEIDHCVFDQVGHGKRNKSKTSISLHGVQVIDIKNNIFKECMPIKSHLVVGEPVVNIRNNNLYKTATFEITGDQDYNLENVWNLKPDFDEGTYQLTDKSALKNKGTDLLNLGLISELP, encoded by the coding sequence ATGGGTCGATTTTTCAATGTAATTAGTATAATATCTTTCTGTTCGATACTCTTAATATCATGTGAATCAAGTGATAAAGGAAGTATTTATGTTAGTAATTTGTCAGAGTTTAATAAGGCAGTCCAAACCGTAAAACCAGGTGGTGAAATAGTCATGGCCGATGGAATATGGGAAAATGTTGAATTGCTTTTTGAGGCCAGAGGATCAGAAAACGCCCCTATTCGATTGAGAAGTGAAACCAAGGGAGCTGTTTTTCTTGAAGGACAGTCGAACCTTAGGATCTCTGGAGAGTATTTAATTGTGGAGGGTCTTGTATTTAGAAATGGGTATACTGAAACGAACGAAGTTATTTCCTTTAGAAAAGACGAAAATAGTTTATCGAATCATTGCAGATTGACAGAATGTGTTATAGACAACTACAGTAATCCTGAAAGACATGAACAAGATACCTGGGTTGTGGTCTATGGAAAGCATAACCGAGTTGATCACAACCATTTTGTCGGCAAAAGAAATTTAGGAGTTACGATGACGGTAAGACTGAATACGGAAGACAGCAGAGAGAACTTTCATAGAATTGATCATAACTATTTTGGGCCGAGAGAGAATCTGGGTGCTAATGGTGGAGAGACTTTAAGAATAGGAACCAGTCATTATTCACTCACGAATTCAAATACGCTCGTAGAAAATAATTTTTTTGACCGATGTAGTGGTGAGCATGAAATTATTTCCAATAAATCATGTAGAAACACTTTCAGGAATAATGTTTTTTATGAATGTTCAGGAACGTTGACGATGAGGCATGGAAATGAAACCATGGTAGACGGAAATGTATTTATAGGGAATAATAAGCCAAGTACAGGAGGAATCAGGGTGATTAATGAAAAACAAACCGTCATAAATAATTATGGGATTGGATTGAAGGGGTACAGATTTCGTGGGGCTTTTGTTGTCATGAATGGAGTTCCAAATTCACCAATCAATCGGTATTTTCAGGTTGACAGTGCCAGTATCAGGAATAATGTTTTTGTGAATTGTGATCATATCCAACTAGGTGCAGGAAGTGATGAAGAGCGCAGTGCGGTACCAATTAATTCAGTGATCGAAGGAAATGTTTTTTATCATGACACAAAGAATGATCTATTTACAATTTATGATGATATTTCTGGGATAAAATTTGCGAATAATTATGTAAGTGAGAATATCAATCATCCATTTCTAGAGGGAGTTACAAAGAGATCTATGAAATTGAATAAAGATTCACAAGGCTTTCTGATTCCTGAAATCAAGGGGGTTGATTTTAGTTTTGTGATAGATTCCAGCCTTGCTAAAAAAGAAAGTACTGGGGTAAACTGGTATTCTAAAGAGGATAAAACTTTCTCTCTGGGATCAGGCAGAACAATTGAGGTGCCATCAGGAAGAAATACTTTAAATGAAGCGGTAAAAAATTCAAAGGCAGGAGACATTTTGCGCCTGGCATCAGGTGAGGATTATATTTTGACTAAAACAATCTATGTCAACCACCCTATCACTTTTGAAGCATCTTTTGAGGAGAAAGCAAGAATCTTATTTGAGAAAAAATCACCATTTGTCATTGAGAACGGAGGAAGCCTGTCTTTTAAAGGGATCTTGTTTGACGGCAAAATTGCGCCGGATTATTCAGGGAACAGTGTGATCAGGACGAGTAAATATTCGATGAATAAAAATTATAAAATATTTATTGACGATTGCGCCTTCAAAGACTTAAATATGAATCATTCGTTTGACGTTATAAAAGTTTTTAAAAACACCTTTGCGGACACAATAAGTATTACTAATTCTGAATTCAGGAATATTACAGGACATGTTGTAGCTTTAGATAAAGAGATTGATGATAAAGGGGTATACAATGCCGAATATGTAATTCTAAAAAACAATATTTACTCGAATATTGAGGGAACGGCCCTGAACCTGTATCGAGGAGGTACGGATGAAAGTACCTTCGGACCTTTTCTCGAAATTGATCATTGTGTTTTTGATCAGGTAGGACATGGAAAACGAAATAAATCAAAAACCTCAATTTCATTGCACGGGGTTCAGGTGATAGATATCAAAAACAATATTTTCAAGGAATGTATGCCCATCAAATCACATTTGGTAGTTGGAGAGCCTGTTGTGAACATAAGGAACAATAACCTTTACAAAACAGCAACCTTTGAAATTACCGGTGATCAGGACTATAATCTGGAAAATGTATGGAATCTTAAACCGGATTTCGATGAGGGCACCTATCAATTGACTGATAAATCAGCGTTGAAAAACAAAGGGACAGATCTTTTAAATCTTGGATTAATTTCAGAATTACCTTAA
- a CDS encoding ribonuclease activity regulator RraA: MDYRLSKENRVKLENISTATITTALFKAGFKNQFIQDVVPLKIYGKNMIGQAYTLRYIPAREDRNRIEVFKNPEHPQRVAIESCPQGYVLVIDSRKNAKAASAGSILVTRLMKRGVSGIVTDGGFRDSSEIAQLPFSSFQKKSSAPTNLTWHEALDLNVPIGCGDVAVFPGDIIIGDTDGVVVIPQEIADDIINECIKMTLYEDFVMEKVKNGLSVIGLYPLTDKNLAKEFEKWKNRI; the protein is encoded by the coding sequence ATGGATTACAGGCTATCAAAAGAAAATCGAGTTAAACTTGAAAATATAAGCACCGCCACCATCACAACCGCCTTGTTCAAGGCTGGATTTAAAAATCAATTTATACAAGATGTAGTTCCCTTGAAAATATATGGAAAGAACATGATCGGCCAGGCTTATACCTTGAGGTATATTCCTGCAAGAGAGGATAGAAACAGAATCGAAGTATTCAAAAACCCCGAACATCCGCAACGTGTGGCAATCGAAAGCTGCCCTCAGGGTTATGTTTTAGTAATCGATAGCCGGAAAAATGCAAAAGCAGCATCAGCTGGTTCTATCCTGGTTACGAGATTGATGAAAAGAGGAGTTTCAGGAATTGTCACTGACGGAGGCTTTAGAGACTCCTCAGAAATAGCCCAATTGCCCTTTTCTTCATTTCAAAAAAAATCATCAGCACCCACGAATCTTACCTGGCATGAAGCACTTGATTTAAATGTTCCCATTGGATGCGGAGATGTAGCTGTTTTTCCGGGAGATATTATTATTGGCGACACTGATGGTGTGGTAGTAATTCCTCAGGAAATTGCAGATGACATTATAAATGAATGTATTAAAATGACTCTTTACGAAGACTTTGTCATGGAAAAGGTAAAAAATGGTCTCTCTGTAATTGGTTTGTACCCCTTGACAGATAAAAACTTGGCCAAAGAATTTGAAAAATGGAAAAATAGAATCTAA
- a CDS encoding glycoside hydrolase family 9 protein produces the protein MKKLIALSTIILLFTYGCDSKKGSAKISDQIRINQIGFYPSSVKQFAIVDTEANSFKVVDGYNNKVYAGELVDQGTWEASGEKVMLGDFSAFTAPGAYYIVVNDSIASYPFKIKKGVYYDALKAAIKSYYFQRASMPIEEEYGGIYQRAEGHMDDKCLYHPSSGRSEGTLNATGGWYDAGDYGKYIVNASLSVGQMLLILEQYPEMMTNVGLNIPETGNGITDLWDELRYELDWIQTMQDDDGGVYFKLTAKGFSGFVMPEDYDLDRYIIGKGTASTLDFAAVLAQASRLYKDIDEKWAAKALEASKKAFKWAEKNDNTAFTNPEDVSTGEYGDDEFSDDFFWAATELYLATDEDQYKTAMLKYQPAYEHKLADSWKNFVRNVGFHSLLENRDKLDQELADQLVQGHTDLADDILQNIEEHPYRIGLNSFEWGSNSDILNQAVILCVAHRLSGEEKYLLGAEQITDYIFGKNATGYSFLTGFGSKKVMFPHHRPSGADSIADPVPGFIIGGPNDDRQDAHDVKYTSEFPAKAYMDVEPSFASNEVCINWNAPAVYVLGYLEEVRE, from the coding sequence ATGAAAAAACTGATTGCCTTAAGCACTATTATTTTGTTATTTACCTATGGCTGTGATTCAAAAAAAGGATCAGCAAAAATTTCGGATCAGATCAGAATCAATCAAATCGGTTTCTATCCTTCTTCGGTCAAACAGTTTGCCATTGTAGATACGGAAGCCAACAGCTTTAAGGTGGTTGATGGTTATAATAACAAGGTATATGCCGGAGAACTGGTTGATCAGGGAACCTGGGAGGCTTCCGGGGAAAAGGTGATGCTGGGAGACTTCTCTGCATTTACAGCTCCCGGAGCCTATTATATAGTAGTTAACGATTCTATCGCTTCCTATCCCTTTAAGATTAAAAAAGGAGTGTATTATGACGCTTTAAAGGCTGCCATCAAAAGTTATTATTTTCAAAGGGCCTCCATGCCCATTGAAGAGGAGTACGGTGGCATTTACCAAAGAGCGGAAGGCCATATGGATGATAAATGTCTGTATCATCCCTCATCAGGAAGATCAGAAGGAACTTTGAACGCTACGGGAGGCTGGTATGATGCGGGAGATTACGGAAAATATATTGTGAACGCCTCGCTTTCTGTGGGCCAGATGCTTTTGATCCTTGAACAATATCCTGAGATGATGACCAATGTTGGCCTTAACATTCCGGAAACAGGCAACGGAATCACCGATCTTTGGGATGAACTGAGGTATGAGCTCGACTGGATCCAAACCATGCAGGACGATGATGGCGGAGTTTATTTTAAACTGACTGCTAAAGGGTTTAGTGGTTTTGTCATGCCTGAGGATTATGACCTTGACCGCTATATTATTGGCAAAGGAACGGCTTCTACCCTGGACTTTGCAGCTGTATTGGCCCAGGCTTCGAGATTATACAAAGACATCGATGAAAAATGGGCTGCCAAAGCCCTGGAGGCTTCTAAAAAGGCCTTTAAATGGGCAGAGAAAAATGACAATACGGCCTTTACAAATCCCGAAGATGTCAGTACGGGAGAGTACGGTGATGATGAATTTTCAGATGATTTTTTCTGGGCAGCTACGGAACTTTACCTGGCAACTGATGAGGATCAGTATAAAACCGCGATGCTCAAATATCAGCCGGCCTATGAACATAAGCTTGCTGACAGCTGGAAGAATTTTGTCAGAAATGTTGGTTTTCATTCCCTGCTTGAAAATCGAGACAAGCTTGACCAGGAACTGGCCGATCAACTCGTTCAGGGGCACACGGATCTGGCTGATGATATACTTCAAAACATCGAGGAGCATCCTTACCGTATTGGCTTAAACAGTTTTGAATGGGGGTCTAACAGTGATATACTTAATCAGGCTGTAATCTTGTGTGTAGCGCATAGATTAAGTGGGGAAGAGAAATACCTTTTAGGTGCCGAACAGATTACTGATTATATTTTTGGAAAAAATGCAACGGGTTATTCCTTTTTAACAGGATTTGGATCGAAAAAAGTGATGTTTCCCCACCACAGGCCAAGTGGAGCCGACTCGATAGCAGATCCCGTTCCCGGATTTATTATTGGAGGGCCTAATGATGACCGCCAGGATGCACATGATGTAAAATACACTTCTGAGTTTCCGGCCAAAGCCTATATGGATGTTGAACCCAGTTTTGCTTCGAACGAAGTGTGCATTAATTGGAACGCACCCGCTGTTTATGTGCTGGGTTATCTGGAAGAAGTCAGAGAATAA